Genomic DNA from Nitrospirota bacterium:
TATCGGGGCAATGCCCATCACCTTCTGGACCGGCCCGTCTATCTGCAACCCGTTGTTATCAACCACCGCGCAGAGGTTGTCGATCTTATAATGGGCCGCGGTCATTGCGGCCTCCCATATCTGTCCTTCCTGTATCTCTCCGTCGCCCATGACGCAGAAGACACGGGCAGGATTATTATCGAGACGCAGGCCCAGGGCTATTCCGTTTGCAACTGAAAGCCCCTGGCCCAGGGAACCTGTTGAGACCTCCACCCCGGGGAGACTTGTGCAGCACGGATGGCCCTGAAGGGGGGACTCGACCTTTCTCAGGTTGTCGATAACATCCATCGGGAAATAGCCTGCCTCCGCCATGATCGCGTAGAGCAGGGGTGCCGCGTGTCCTTTTGAAAGGATGAACCTGTCCCTGTTTTTCCATGAGGGGTCCTTGGGATTGAAGTTCATCTTTGAAAAATATATTGCCACTGCTACATCAACTGCCGACAGCGAACCGCCG
This window encodes:
- a CDS encoding transketolase, which encodes MTKGKVTDVKELKHIAKKIRLHILHMLTKSGSGHTGGSLSAVDVAVAIYFSKMNFNPKDPSWKNRDRFILSKGHAAPLLYAIMAEAGYFPMDVIDNLRKVESPLQGHPCCTSLPGVEVSTGSLGQGLSVANGIALGLRLDNNPARVFCVMGDGEIQEGQIWEAAMTAAHYKIDNLCAVVDNNGLQIDGPVQKVMGIAPIHDKWAAFGWHVIGIDGHNMEKILNALNEAESVKGKPTVIIANTTKGKGVSFFEDKVEYHGITPTPEEYERAVKEIHNG